A segment of the Rhizobium sp. ZPR4 genome:
GGCTTCGATGTCGAGATCGCCGAGGCGATCGCTTCCAAACTCGGCGTCAAGGCGCAGTTCCTCGAAGGCAAGTGGGATGGCCTGATCGCCGGCCTCGACGCCAACCGCTACGATGCCGTCATCAACGAAGTCGGCGTCACAGAAGCCCGCAAGAAGAAGTATGATTTCTCCGAGCCCTACATCGCCTCCAAGGCCGTGCTGATCGTCAAGGACAGCAACACCGACATCAAGGATTTCCCCGATCTGAAGGGCAAGAAGTCCGCACAGTCGCTGACCAGCAACTTCGGCAAGATCGCCACCGAGGCTGGCGCCGAACTCGTCGGCACCGACGGCTTCGACCAGTCGATCCAGCTCGTGCTGACCGGCCGCGCCGACGCCACCATCAACGACAGCCTCTCCTTCCTCGATTTCAAGAAGCACAAGCCCGATGCGCCGGTGAAGATCGTCGCCCAGCAGTCCAACGCCGATTTCTCCGCCGTCATCATCCGCAAGGGCGAGCCGGAACTCTTGGCCGCCATCAACAAGGCGCTGGCCGATATCAAGGCCGACGGCACCTATGACAAGATCTCGCAGAAATACTTCGGACAGGATGTTTCGAAGTAAGAAGGCATAGGCAGCGACATAAAACTGTGAAAAAGATGCGTCCGGGGTCACCTCCGGACGCATTCTCTTATCGAAAGGCTTCTCCGTGGAGCATTGGTTGCAACTGATGTGGGAGTCATTGGGCACACTGCTTTGGGCAGGGCTCGTCTTCACCATCCCGCTCACCTTGATTACCTTTGTCCTCGGTCTGCTACTCGGTCTACTCACCGCCGTCGTCAGGCTTTTCGGCCCGCCGCCGCTGGTGGCGATCGCCCGCTTCTATGTCTGGGTGATCCGCGGCACGCCGTTGCTCGTGCAGCTTTTCGTCATCTTCTACGGCCTGCCGAGTCTCGGCATCCTGCTCGATGCCTTTCCGGCCGCCGTGATCGGCTTTACGCTGAGTGTCGGCGCCTATACGTCCGAAATCATCCGCGCCGTCATTTCTTCCGTGCCTAAGGGCCAGTGGGAAGCCGCCTATTCGATCGGCATGAACTGGCGCCAGGCCATGAGCCGCACCATCCTGCCGCAGGCAGCGCGCGTCGCCGTGCCGCCGCTGTCGAACACCTTCATCTCGCTCGTCAAGGACACGTCGCTTGCCGCCGCCATCACCGTGCCGGAGCTGTTCCAGGCGGCACAGCGCATCGTGGCGACGACCTATGAGCCGCTGATCCTCTATATCGAGGCCGCCATCATCTATCTCGTGCTCAGCACCTTCCTGTCGACGCTGCAGGGCTACCTCGAACGCCGCTTCGCCCGCTCCGGCGGCACGCTGGAGGCACAGGCATGATCGAGCTATCGCATATCGAAAAGCGCTTCGGTGACAACGTCATCCTCAAGGATATCAACCTGATGATCCCGGAGGGAACGGTGACGGCGCTCGTAGGCCCCTCGGGCGGCGGCAAGAGCACGCTGCTTCGCTGCATCAACCTGCTTGAAATCCCGACATCAGGCACGATCCGCATCGGTGGGGAGACGGCCACCTTCCAGCCGGGCAAAAAGCCGTCCTGGCAGGAAATCCAGAAAATCCGCCGGCAGACGGGCATGGTTTTCCAGAATTTCCAGCTCTTTCCGCATCAGACCGCCATCGGAAACGTCATGGAGGGCCTGACGACCGTATTGCGCTGGCCGGCCGACAAGGCCCGCGCCCGCGCCGTCGAGCTTTTGACCAAGGTGGGAATGGCGCACAAGATGGATGCCTGGCCTTCGACGCTTTCGGGCGGCCAGCAGCAGCGCGTCGCCATCGCCCGGGCGCTTGCCCCCTCACCGCGCGTGCTGCTCTGCGACGAACCGACCTCGGCGCTCGATCCGGAACTGGCGGCCGAAGTGGTCGATGTCCTCGGCAAGCTCGCCAACGAAGGCACGACCATGGTCATGGCAACGCACGACCTGCGCCTTGCCTCGAAGATCGCCAACAACGTGGTGTTCCTGGAAGCGGGCAACATCGTCGAGACCGGCTCGTCGCGCAACATCTTCTCCAACCCCTCGCAGGAGCGGACGAAGCAATTCATCTCGACGCTGAATTCCGGGCTCAGCTACGACATCTGAGCCGGCAACCTGAGTTAAAACGGCCTCAGTTTTGGACAAAGCCGCGCATTGACGGCATGCGGCTTTGCGGTTAGCTCTAATGCCATGAATACGGCACTCGTTCTCGTAGTGGTAGGAAGGCGCATGGGCAGGATGGTGTAACCATCCGGCGAAAGCACCCATGCGCGGTAAGCAGGCTCCTGACGGGGCCTTTTTTATTGCCCGGATTGCGGGCGGCGCCTCGTCAGATCTCCCTCGACCTTCCACCCATATGACGGACAAGGCCATGACGCGCACCGAAAGCCGCATCGACCCCTCAGCCAAGCAAACCAACAACGACACGACCACCGAAAGAGCCGCCGTGCAGCCTAGGCTGACGACCCTCATCCTGCTCTCGGCCCTAGCCGTGCTGCCAGTCAACATGATCCTGCCATCGCTGCCGAAGATATCATCGGCATTCCACGCCGATTTCGCCCTCGTGAACCTCTCCGTCGCCGGCTTTTCCATCGTCACCGCAACCCTGGAAGCCATCGGCGGCGCGATATCGGATCGTTTCGGCCGCAGGCCAGTCGTCCTGATGGCGCTGGCCATCTTCATCATCGCGTCGATCGGCTGCGTTCTCGCTCCGAACATCGGCATCTTCCTGCTGTGCCGCATGATGCAGGCGTGCATCGGCCCCTGCTACTCCGTCGCCCTCGTCATCATCAAGGAAACATCTGACGATCGGGAAGCCGCCAGCAAGTTCGGCTATCTCGCCATGGGGTGGGCGCTGGCTCCCATGGTCGGCCCCCTGTTCGGCGGTTCGCTGGACGAGCTTCTCGGCTGGCGCGCCAGCTTCGTCGTCCTCGCGATCCTCGGCATTGCCGCCTTCCTCCTCTCCACGCGCGAGTTAAGAGGCTCGAGGGCGCCAAAATCTGCCGCGCACAAGAATTATCTTGCCTCCTATGCGCTGCTTTTGCGTTCGGCGCGGTTCTGGGCCTATACGCTCTGCATGGCCTGCTCGATGGGCGTGCTTTATATCTTCCTCGGCGGAGCGCCGCTCACGATAGGCGACACGCTCGGCGGCTCGAGCGCCAGGCTCGGCTTCTACATGGGCCTGGTTCCCGCCGGTTTCATTCTCGGCAGCTATCTCGCCGGTCGCTACGGGGCAAGAATTCCGCTCGGCATGATCCTCGTCGTTGCCCGGCTGCTGACCTGCATCGGCCTGACAGTCGGCCTCGCTTTGTCGCTGTGGGGCATGACGGAGGTTCTGGCGTTCTTCGGCCCCTGCGTCTTCATCGGCATAGGCAATGGCCTCACCATGCCGGCCGCCAACAGCGGCGCCATGTCGGTCCGATCGGATATGGTCGGCACAGCCGCTGGGCTTGCCGCCGCCATGCGGATTGCTGGCGGCGCACTCATCGGGTCGATCGGCGGGGTTTTCATCGCGCAATCGGCAACGATCCATACGCTTTTCACGCTGATGCTGGCATCCGCACTGCTCGCCCTGCTGGCGGCAATCTGGGCAGCCTTGATCGGCAAACGGAGGTAATTGCGGCTTATCCGATATTCTTGCTCATATGGACGAGGAAGCCGTCTTTCAGCGGCTCCTCGCGGTCGATCGCATAGCCATACCTAAGATAGAGCTGCACATTCTCGGCAAAACGTTTGTTGGTGTAGAGCCGGATATCTTTCAGGCCAAGCGTGGCCGCGACTTGCTCCGCATGGGCAAGCAGTCTCCTGCCGATACCCTGCCCCTGATGTCGCGGCGATACCGCGACGTTCTCGATCAACAGATGATCCGAGGCCGGCACTATCTCGATCAACGCCACAAGCTCACCACCCACCTCCACGAGATCGATGCGATGCTTGCGCACGGCCTCGGCATAATCAGCCGTCATCGGCAGCGGTTCGCGGCCGATGAGAGGCACCCATTTGCCGTAAGCCTCACGCGTCAACGCCCGGATGGCGTCGACATCGGCCTCCGTTGCCGCCCGCAAGGAAATCGCTTCCGTCACTCCTCCACCTCCGATAGCACCCAGACGTCTTTCGCGGCGTTTCTCACGGTCTTCGTGGAACCACGCAAGATGGCCAATTTCCTTGCCGGCATCGGTCTCACGCCGACAGGATCCTGTAGCCCTTCGGCTCCCGCTTTACGCGCCCAAAGCCGGTGATGTGGCCGCCGGCGACGATCCAGCCTTCGCGGGCAGCATCCTCCAAAGCAATCTGCCGGGTTCTAACCGCCTGCTCCGGATCGAGATCATAGGCGAGGCCGATCTTCGGATCGATCGGCTGCAGGTCCCCCAGATGCAAGGTATCGCCCCAGATCAGCAGAGAATCGTCGTCACCGCGCAGCAGATAGCCAGTGTGGCCGGGCGTATGACCCGGCAGCGGATGCACCTCTATATCAGGCAGCACTTCGCCAGCCCCGATCCGCCTTATGCTCGACCCGTAGACGCTCTGCAGCTGTTCGGCCGCCTTGAAGCCACCCCGCCGCGCTTCCGGCATCGCCTCGCGCACCACTGGATCGGTGAAAAAGGCAAGGTCACGCTCCGGCACGAACACATCGGCAGAGGGGAAATACGGCTTGTCTCCATCGAGCAAGCCGAGAGCATGGTCGCCATGGATATGGGTGAGCAAAACGGCCTGGATTTCATCCGGCGAAACACCCGCTTTATGCAATGCCGAGCGCGCATGGCCGTATTTCGGCCCCCAGGACGTGCCCGTGCCGGCATCGACCAGAATGGCGCCGCCGGGTCCGCGCAGGAGGAAGCAGTTCACATCCACCTGCAGCGTCGGCTTGCCCCAGGTTGCGATCGCCTGCTGCCTTGCAGCATCGCCATCTGCGTGGATCAACACATCCGCCGGCGCCTCGAAGAGGCCATCGAGCAGGAGGGTAACGTCATATTGCCCGATATGCAGGGAACGATCAGTCATGGCTGCGCCTCCGCCAGAAAAGCTTCACAAAAAAGGGCCGGATCGATGCCGGCCCCTTTCGTATCTTTATGGACGTTTAGGCGCCGTAGACGACGAGCAGATCCTTGGCATCGATCTGGTCGCCGGCGCGCACCAGCACCTCGGAGACCGTGCCGTCCTTTTCGGCGTGCAGCGCCGTCTCCATCTTCATGGCTTCGATGGAAACGAGCACATCGCCGGCCTTGATCGCCTGGCCGGGCGAAACGAAGACCGTGGAGATGACGCCTGGCATCGGCGCGCCGACATGCGCGGCATTGCCGGTCTCGGCCTTGCGGCGGATAGCACTGCCAGACGCGCCATGGGCGCGATCGGGCACCTTGATGCGGCGCGGCTGGCCGTTGAGCTCGAAGAACACCGTGACCATGCCCTTCTCATCGGTCGCCGTCATCGCCTGGTTGACGATGACGAGCGTCTTGCCCCTCTCGATTTCGGCAAAGAGCTCGTCGCCTTCCTTCAGGCCGTAGAAATAGGCCGGCGTCGGCAGCACCGAGACCGGACCATAGGTGTCGGCTGCCAACGCATAGTCGGTGAAGACCTTCGGATACATCAGGTAGGAGGCGAATTCGAAATCGTCGACCTTGCGCTCCAGCTTGGTCTCGATGACCTTACGCTCCGCATCGAGATCGGCCTCAGCCAGCAGCGAGCCGGGGCGAACGACATAGGGCTTGTCACCCTTCAGCGCCTTCTTCTGCAGCGCTTCCGGCCATCCGGACGGCGGCTGGCCGAGATCACCCTTCAGCATGGAAACGACCGAATCCGGGAAGGCGATATCCTTGGCCGGGTTTTCGACATCGGCAACCGTCAGATCCTGGCTCACCATCATCAGCGCCATATCGCCGACAACCTTGGAGGACGGCGTCACCTTGACGATATCGCCAAACATCTGGTTGGCGTCGGCATAGGCCTGCGCCACCTGGTGCCAGCGGGTTTCCAGGCCCAGCGAACGGGCCTGTTCCTTGAGATTGGTGAACTGACCGCCGGGCATTTCGTGCAGATAGACTTCCGAGGCCGGCCCCTTGAGATCGCTTTCGAAGGCGGCGTACTGGTGGCGCACGGCTTCCCAGTAGAAGGAGATGCGGCGGATCCATTCGGGATCGAGGCCGGGATCGCGCTCGGAGCCTTTAAGGGCTTCGACGATCGAGCCAAGGCAGGGCTGCGAGGTATTGCCCGACAGCGCATCCATCGCCGCATCGACGGCATCGACGCCGGCATCGATCGCCGCGAGCACGGTTGCGGCCGCAATGCCCGACGTGTCATGCGTATGGAAATGGATCGGCAGGCCGGTCGCCTCGCGCAGCGCCTTGAACAGCACCTTGGCCGCCGCCGGCTTCAGGAGGCCCGCCATGTCCTTCAGGGCGATGATATGGGCGCCGGCCTTTTCCAGCTCGACGGCGAGATCGGTATAATATTTCAGATCGTATTTCGGGCGGGCGGAATTGAGGATATCGCCCGTATAGCAGATCGCCGCCTCGCAGAGCTTGTTCTCTTCGGCAACGGCATCCATCGACACGCGCATGTTCTCGACCCAGTTCAGGCAATCGAAGACGCGGAAGAGGTCGATGCCGCCCTTGGCCGCCTGGCGGACGAAGTATTTCACGACATTGTCGGGATAGTTGGTATAGCCGACACCGTTGGCGCCGCGCAAAAGCATCTGCAGGAGCAGGTTCGGCGCGCCCTCGCGGATCAGCGACAGACGCTCCCACGGATCTTCCGTCAGGAAGCGCATGGAAACGTCGAAAGTGGCGCCGCCCCAGCATTCCAGCGACAGCAGTTGCGGCAGGGCGCGCGCATAGGTGCCGGCGACGCTGGCGATATCGTAGGTGCGCATGCGCGTCGCCAGCAGCGACTGGTGACCGTCCCGCATCGTCGTGTCGGTCATCAGCACGCGCTTTTCGCCGCGCATCCATTCTGCAAATTTCTGCGGGCCGAGCTTGTCGAGCAGCTGCTTGGTGCCGTCGGGAATATTGCTGTCGATATAGGGCAATACCGGCTCGGCAACCTTCGGCGAGGGCGCGGGACGACCGCGCGTTTCCGGATGGCCGTTGACGGTGACATCAGCGAGATAGGTCAGAAGCTTGGTGGCGCGGTCCTGGCGCTTGACCTGCTGGAACAGTTCCGGCGTCGAATCGATGAAGCGCGTCGTGTAGCTGTTGTCGCGGAATTTCTCGTGCGTGATGATCGCTTCGAGGAAGGTGAGGTTCGTCGCCACGCCGCGAATACGGAATTCGCGCAGCGCACGGTACATGCGGGCGATCGCCTCCTGCGGGTTCGGCGCCCAAGCCGTCACCTTCACCAGCAGCGGATCGTAATAACGGGTGATGATCGCACCGGTGTAGGAGGTGCCGCCGTCGAGACGGATGCCGAAGCCCGAGGCCGAGCGATAGGCAGTGATGCGGCCGTAATCCGGGATGAAGTTATGTTCCGGATCTTCCGTCGTCACACGGCACTGCAGCGCATGGCCGTTGAGACGGATGTCTTCTTGGCGTGGAACACCCGATTCCGGCGTACCGATGGCAAAGCCGTCGAGAATATGGATCTGCGCCTTGACGATATCGATGCCGGTGACGACTTCGGTCACCGTATGTTCGACCTGGATGCGTGGATTGACTTCGATGAAGTAGAATTTGCCGGTATCGGCGTCCATCAGATATTCGACGGTGCCGGCGCCGATATAATTCGTCGCTTTGGCGATCTTCAGCGAATGGGACGCCAGCTCCTGACGCTGCGCGTCGCTGAGATAGGGGGCCGGTGCGCGCTCGACGACCTTCTGATTACGGCGCTGGACCGAACAGTCGCGCTCGAACAGATGCACGACATTCCCATGCGTGTCGCCGAGAATCTGGCTTTCGACATGGCGGGCGCGCTCGACGAGCTTTTCGAGATAGACCTCGTCCTTGCCGAAGGCGGCCTTCGCCTCGCGCTTGGCTTCCGTCACTTCCTTGGCGAGATCGGCCTCGGAGCGGATGACGCGCATGCCGCGCCCGCCGCCGCCCCAGGAAGCCTTGAGCATCACCGGATAGCCGATCTCAGCCGCCATCTTGGCGACTTCAGCCATATCGTCAGGCAAGGGATCGGTGGCCGGCACGACCGGCACGCCGACCGAGATTGCGAGATTGCGGGCCGCGACCTTGTTGCCGAGCTGACGCATCGTATCGGCGCGCGGGCCGATGAAGATGATGCCGGCGGCATCGCACGCATCGACGAATTCCGGGCTTTCCGACAGCAGGCCGTAGCCCGGATGGATGGCATCGGCACCGGAAAGCTTGGCAACGCGGATGATCTCGTCGATCGACAGATAGCTCTCGATCGGCCCGAGATCGCGGGCAAGATGCGGACCGCGGCCGACCTGATAGCTCTCGTCGGCCTTGAAGCGATGCAGCGCGAGTTTGTCTTCCTCGGCCCAGATGGCCACCGTTTTTATGCCAAGCTCGTTGGCGGCGCGGAATACGCGGATGGCGATTTCGGAACGGTTGGCAACCAGGATCTTGGAAATGGGCAATGCTGTCTCCTCACGGCATCGAAACGGGCAATGCTGCACCCGCGAAGAGAATTCTTAACTTCTTGTCACAGGAAGTTCAATTTCTCCTGCGACATCCGACATCAAAATAGTTGCCATTACGGAATAAGTCCGTTTCTGAAAGCGATGGCAACGATGTGTTGCCGATTTCTGGCCTTCAGCTTGTCCTGGATGCTGTTCATGTACCAGTCGACGGTATGATTGGAGATCGTCAGCAGCCGGCTGATCTCGATCGACGTCATGCCGTCGGCCAGATGGTTCAGCACCTCCATCTCGCGTTTGGTCAGTTTCACATCGACCTTTCCCTGCTCCTCGATCGATTGCGCTTCGTCACGCAGCTCCAGAAGTCGCCAGAAGGCCTTTCTGGCCACGGCATCGAAGAGCGAAAGCTCCGTCGGGGATAGATCGACCGCCTCCCCGCCCATCGTCATGCTGCCAAGCAGACCGCTTCGTCCGTGAATCGGAAAGATATAGCCGTCGATCAGCCCGTTGGCACGGGCGTCCGCCATCATCTGCTCCATCCGGCGCCGGAGCGGATCAGATTTCTGCGCAGCCACGGCATCGCTCCAGCGGAAGGGGCGCTGCGCCCGGGTGGCATAGCGCGCAACCGGATCGACGAGCATGTATCTCTTGCGGACATAGGTTAGCGGCCATTGATCGGGCCAGCGGCCTGCCAGCATGAAACTGGCAATATCGACATTCGGCCGCGTCTGCCTCAACAGACCGTAGAAATCGAATTTGTAGGAACGGAGCACAAGCTCGAGCTCGGCCACGACATCCTTGGTACGCTTGCATTCTTCGATGACCACAAGCAATTGTATTAGCGAATGGATATTCACATTTACCCCTCGGCCTCGCAGCCTGAATTATCGGCGGACGAGCGTTGCCACCTTGCTCGCCAGGCCCCATAGCGCGCTTAATCGCCGGCAACATACTCAGGCCGACGGGAAATTGAACGCCTTTGGCGATTTTTTTACCATTCAACCCTGAATGGCCGCCTTCGGCGTGACTTAATAGTAACGGATGATGCCGCGGCAGGGTCGTCCCCAAATTGTCACATTTCTGCGGCGACCGATAGCACCTCGCCGTGACAGCACGCGTTGCGCGCGAAATTCCCTTGAAAAAACAGCTTCAGATTCCGTTAATCGCCGGTTCAGGTACCGATCTGTAGTGTCGCAGCATTCCGAGTTTTGCTGATGCACAGAGGGTGCCTGACGTGTCACTGTTCAAAGTCTATGCAAGAGCCCTGAAGTATCTTGGCGCGTATCGATACCGCGTTTGGATGGTCGTGATCGCAAACATCGCGCTTGCGATGACCACCATCTATGAACCGGTTCTGTTCGGCCGCATCTTCGACGCCATTGCCAAGAAAGAAGCCGTAACACCGACCATGATGCTGTGGGCCGGTTTTGCCGTCTTCAGTGCTGTCGCCTTCATCGTGGTGTCCCGCGAGGCCGACCGCCTTGCGCATGGCCGCCGCGCCTCCCTGCTCACCGAAGCATTCGGCCGCATCATTTCGATGCCGCTCTCCTGGCATAGCCAGCGCGGCACGGCGAGCGCGCTGAACACGCTTCTGCGCGCCTGCGAAGCGTTGTTCGGCCTGTGGCTCGAATTCATGCGCAACCATCTGTCGACCGCCGTTGCGCTCGTCATCATGGTTCCGACCGCCATGGCCATGGACCTGCGCCTGTCTGCAGTCCTCGTCCTGCTCGGCGTCTTCTACTGGATCATCGGCCGTCTGGTCATGAGCCGCACGAAGGATGGCCAGACCTCGGTCGAAAGCCACTACAACACGGTTTTCTCGCATGTCAGCGACTCGATCAGCAATGTATCGGTGCTGCACAGCTACAATCGTATCGAAGCTGAAACCAAGGCGCTGAAGTCCTTCACCGAACGCCTGCTCGCTGCCCAGTATCCGGTCCTTGACTGGTGGGCGCTTGCCGGCGCGCTGAACCGCACGGCCTCGACCGTCGCCATGATGGCGATCCTGATGATCGGCACCGTCCTCGTCCAGGATGGCAGCCTCAGCCTCGGTGCCCTGATCACCTTCATCGCTTTTGCGAACGTGCTGATCGGCCGTCTGGAACAGCTGCGCAACTTCGCCAACCAGATTTTCGAAGCGCGCGCCAAGCTCGTGGACTTCTACACGCTGGAAGATTCGGTTCGCGACCGCGAAGAGCCGGCCGGTCTTGCCGAAATCAAGGACGTCAAGGGCGAAGTGGAATTCCGCGACGTATCCTTCGGCTTCGCCAACTCCTCGCAGGGCCTGCACGACATCTCCTTCAAGGTGAAAGCAGGCCAGACCGTTGCTATCGTCGGCCCGACCGGCGCCGGCAAGACGACACTCGTCAACCTGCTGCAGCGCGTCTTCGACCCGCAGAAGGGCCAGATCCTCGTCGACGGTCACGACATCACCAAGGTGACCCGCAAGTCGCTGCGCCGCTTCATCGCCACCGTCTTCCAGGATGCCGGCCTGCTGAACCGCTCGATCAGCGACAACATCCGCCTCGGCCGCGAAGGCGCGACGCAGGAAGAAATGATCCGTGCCGCCCAGGCCGCCGCCGCCAACGACTTCATCGAAACCCGCGAAGGCGGCTACGATACCCGCGTCGGCGAGCGTGGCAACAAGCTCTCGGGTGGTGAACGCCAGCGTATCGCGATCGCCCGCGCCATCCTCAAGGATGCGCCGATCCTTGTGCTCGACGAAGCGACCAGTGCGCTCGACGTCGAAACCGAAAACCGGGTCAAGACCGCGATCGACAACCTGCGCCAGAACCGCACGACCTTCATCATTGCGCACCGCCTGTCGACGGTCCGCGAGGCCGACATGGTCCTCTTCCTGGACAACGGCCGCATCATCGAGAACGGCAGCTTCAACGAGCTCAGCCAGAGCAACGGTCGCTTCGCCGCCCTCCTGCGCGCCAGCGGCATCCTGACGGACGAGGAAGTCCGCAAGGCACACGCAACGGAAAACGAAGCCGCCTGATCTTCGCAAGGGGCCCAAGATCAAAGCCGGGAGAGCAACGCTCTCCCGGCTTTTTTGTGCTCGGCACAAGAAACCCCCTCTCCCCATAAGCAGTGCGAGGGCTGGGGTGAGGGCCGCAAGCTACCGACTTGATGGAGAGTGCTGATTTGTTTCGCGCTGGCTGCGCCTTGGGTCAGACACGCCCACCGCCTTCTGCAAGCCACCCATCGCAAATGGCACCCATGGTTTTAGGAGCCGACGGTATCGCTTATGGACGATCGACAGCATCACGCAATTACTGTCTTCGCAAACAGGCCCTCACCTTGGCCCACTCGCCGCTTGCGAGGAGAGGGGACTATCCGGCAATGCCGCCTGCCTGGACTAGGGGATGCAGTTCAAATCAGCATCTCGCCCATGCTGCTCCACGCATCGATGCCCTTTGCACAAATTTGAGCGACCAGGGCAAGCCAGACAAAATGACTGTGGCACTGTCATCGGCAAGATGATCATCATTCTCAACGCATGATTAGGCAACCGGATGGCATCCCCGCTCGCCCCACGACGCCCGCTGCTTTTGGTGTGTGCCTCGGCTGTTGAGTAGCGGCGCAAGCACTGCGGTCGCGATCTTGAAAGCCAGGTGAGCAAGAGCGAAGCTTGAATTTAGTAAAGGCCAGCGGAGCCCAAAGCTGGCGCCATTCACCGCGGACGGGCATCCATAGGCAGGCACCCGGAACAAGAAAGACCCGGCGGGAAAACCGGGCCTTTCCGTTTTCTGATCGGAGGTCAATACGGACGAATGCTGACTGGAGTTAGGGTCGGCACCCGACCGGCATCGGATCAGAACTTGCACTCGAAGCTGAACAGGCCGTCCATTTGTCAGTGCGGGCCCCGTGAGCCTGGTCGCCGCGATCTCAGCAACGGCGGGAAGATCAATGGGCCGAACCGCGTGCGGGCACGCGGCGCGGCGGAACCCTTCAATGACGCTTTCCGAAATGAGCAGGCATTGCGATCGGTGCTGCAGGCGCCTTCGCCGCGCGCTGGCCGGCAAGCTCAAGCCGCTTGTGCTCGAGATGATAGGCATAGAGGAACTGCGCGGCGATGCCGAAGACGACATAGATCGCACCGACGACGGAGCTCTTGTTGGTCACATAGAGAAGGACCTGGCCGGCCATGGCGAGTATCGTGCCTGCAACGAAGATATTCAGCGAATGCCGCCCGAGGATCGTCAGCGGGTGGCTTGCCGAGCGGCGCAGCAGCGCCGAAATGGAAGGTATGCTGATGATCAGATAGGCGAGCGCCAGTACATGCAGCAGCCGCGGCAGCGACAGGAAGGTCTTGTCGAAGCCGGTGACCACGGTCGGCAGGCCGAGCATGGCGAGGTAGTCGCCGAGTATCCATAGCTTGTCGGTCACCCAGATGAAGGACAGGAGCACATAGGCGCAGGCCAGCGCGATCAGAACCGGATGGGCAGGGATTTGCCCGCCGCGCTTGACATGCATGCTGGCGACGAAGCCGATGACGAAAAGCAGCTGCCAGGATAGCGGATTGAGGAACCAGAAGCCGTCAAGCAGCGTCGTGTGCGGCGCGATGTAATAGATGCCCGACACCAGCCAGACGCCGACCGAAACTGCGAGCAGAAGCAAAGGACTCCTTGCCTCCAGCAGCATGATCAGCGGCAGCATAAGGAACAGGGCGCCGTACATGGGCAGAATGTTGTTGTAGCCGATCTGGTGCCCGAGCGTCAGCAGCGCGGGAATGCCGCGCGCCGGGTCCATCAGCAGGGCAAGAATGTTCACTTCGCAGAGCAGGCCCTTCTGGTGGAAAATCCACGCGCCGGAAATGAAGAGCACCAGCGTCACGAAAGTCGTGATCATATGCGCAGTATAGAGCGTGAAGGCGCGCCTGACCGCCTTCCATGCCATTTTCAGCCGATCGCCCGGAAGAAACCGCGTTCCGTAGGCAAGACCGACGGAAATGCCGGAGATCAGTACGAAAGCCTCGGCGCCGTCGGAAAATCCGAAATTCTTGGAGGTCAAATCTTCGAAGATCTGCCCTGGCACATGGTTGATAAAGATC
Coding sequences within it:
- a CDS encoding amino acid ABC transporter substrate-binding protein, with the translated sequence MNWLKTVAAAALVQAAFLLPAHAGENLKAIQSAGVFKVGTEGTYAPFTYHDESGKLTGFDVEIAEAIASKLGVKAQFLEGKWDGLIAGLDANRYDAVINEVGVTEARKKKYDFSEPYIASKAVLIVKDSNTDIKDFPDLKGKKSAQSLTSNFGKIATEAGAELVGTDGFDQSIQLVLTGRADATINDSLSFLDFKKHKPDAPVKIVAQQSNADFSAVIIRKGEPELLAAINKALADIKADGTYDKISQKYFGQDVSK
- a CDS encoding amino acid ABC transporter permease — its product is MEHWLQLMWESLGTLLWAGLVFTIPLTLITFVLGLLLGLLTAVVRLFGPPPLVAIARFYVWVIRGTPLLVQLFVIFYGLPSLGILLDAFPAAVIGFTLSVGAYTSEIIRAVISSVPKGQWEAAYSIGMNWRQAMSRTILPQAARVAVPPLSNTFISLVKDTSLAAAITVPELFQAAQRIVATTYEPLILYIEAAIIYLVLSTFLSTLQGYLERRFARSGGTLEAQA
- a CDS encoding amino acid ABC transporter ATP-binding protein — its product is MIELSHIEKRFGDNVILKDINLMIPEGTVTALVGPSGGGKSTLLRCINLLEIPTSGTIRIGGETATFQPGKKPSWQEIQKIRRQTGMVFQNFQLFPHQTAIGNVMEGLTTVLRWPADKARARAVELLTKVGMAHKMDAWPSTLSGGQQQRVAIARALAPSPRVLLCDEPTSALDPELAAEVVDVLGKLANEGTTMVMATHDLRLASKIANNVVFLEAGNIVETGSSRNIFSNPSQERTKQFISTLNSGLSYDI
- a CDS encoding multidrug effflux MFS transporter, producing the protein MTRTESRIDPSAKQTNNDTTTERAAVQPRLTTLILLSALAVLPVNMILPSLPKISSAFHADFALVNLSVAGFSIVTATLEAIGGAISDRFGRRPVVLMALAIFIIASIGCVLAPNIGIFLLCRMMQACIGPCYSVALVIIKETSDDREAASKFGYLAMGWALAPMVGPLFGGSLDELLGWRASFVVLAILGIAAFLLSTRELRGSRAPKSAAHKNYLASYALLLRSARFWAYTLCMACSMGVLYIFLGGAPLTIGDTLGGSSARLGFYMGLVPAGFILGSYLAGRYGARIPLGMILVVARLLTCIGLTVGLALSLWGMTEVLAFFGPCVFIGIGNGLTMPAANSGAMSVRSDMVGTAAGLAAAMRIAGGALIGSIGGVFIAQSATIHTLFTLMLASALLALLAAIWAALIGKRR
- a CDS encoding GNAT family N-acetyltransferase; this translates as MTEAISLRAATEADVDAIRALTREAYGKWVPLIGREPLPMTADYAEAVRKHRIDLVEVGGELVALIEIVPASDHLLIENVAVSPRHQGQGIGRRLLAHAEQVAATLGLKDIRLYTNKRFAENVQLYLRYGYAIDREEPLKDGFLVHMSKNIG
- a CDS encoding MBL fold metallo-hydrolase, translated to MTDRSLHIGQYDVTLLLDGLFEAPADVLIHADGDAARQQAIATWGKPTLQVDVNCFLLRGPGGAILVDAGTGTSWGPKYGHARSALHKAGVSPDEIQAVLLTHIHGDHALGLLDGDKPYFPSADVFVPERDLAFFTDPVVREAMPEARRGGFKAAEQLQSVYGSSIRRIGAGEVLPDIEVHPLPGHTPGHTGYLLRGDDDSLLIWGDTLHLGDLQPIDPKIGLAYDLDPEQAVRTRQIALEDAAREGWIVAGGHITGFGRVKREPKGYRILSA